A region from the Achromobacter seleniivolatilans genome encodes:
- a CDS encoding SRPBCC family protein — protein sequence MRIADAQWIPSTQHQTWDALTDPRVLQKCIPGCVEVAMRSPTEYAVTLRAKLAGIDTDYEGEILMSDVAAPDSCTLVFEGKGRAACLAIGTAQINLTTKDHGTRVAYTVAGMAGGKLAECGEGLLLKAGEKIIQNFFAAFIDHMAVQPRIAPPPPPPEPEPRGLSNSRWSWILVVLVIAVFWGYHSFYK from the coding sequence ATGCGCATTGCCGATGCCCAGTGGATTCCTTCAACCCAGCACCAGACTTGGGATGCGTTGACCGACCCGAGAGTGTTGCAGAAGTGCATACCGGGCTGCGTAGAAGTCGCAATGCGCAGTCCCACCGAATACGCCGTGACGCTGCGCGCCAAGCTCGCCGGCATCGATACCGACTACGAGGGCGAAATCCTGATGTCGGACGTTGCCGCTCCTGACAGCTGCACGCTAGTCTTCGAAGGCAAAGGCCGAGCAGCCTGCCTGGCGATTGGCACCGCCCAGATCAACCTCACCACTAAAGATCATGGCACGCGTGTGGCCTACACCGTCGCCGGCATGGCGGGTGGCAAGCTGGCGGAATGCGGCGAAGGCCTGCTGCTGAAAGCCGGCGAGAAAATCATCCAGAATTTCTTCGCCGCCTTTATCGACCACATGGCCGTACAACCACGCATCGCGCCACCGCCGCCGCCACCGGAACCCGAACCCCGAGGGCTATCGAATTCGCGCTGGTCCTGGATTCTTGTCGTGCTGGTCATTGCAGTTTTCTGGGGTTATCACTCGTTTTACAAGTGA
- a CDS encoding MFS transporter — MAMAGVSATVVLAALDSTIISTTLPRVAEALNGMALYAWVGTGYLLATAASILIFGRLGDMFGRKPLMLVSVLIIALGSIACGLAQSMTQLIVFRTLQGVGGGMMIATAFAAPADLFPDAKQRVRWMALVSAAFAMASGIGPVLGGAATQALGWRAAFFISPIAAAGAFFLLARYFPRIRPIHDGSRKIDWLGAILLVLAVGAPLAALELAFAKGEHAHPLLGLTLAVIGVIAIVILIPTERRVTSPIFPLRVLQGQESRLLNLSAMMVGAVMFILIFYSPLLLQQVLGYTPSEAGLLLTPLVAAISVGSIVNGRLFPKQTEPQRLMVFGGGLLAAGSLMVLLISPGTSAWWILAAFFVNGCALGFLLPNLTLFMQMLSERRDVGVASALVQTTRAIGSALGTAVVGILISHSTVLNGVRTGLVLCIVLSLACALLAHRVKMKNLVTSRK, encoded by the coding sequence ATGGCCATGGCTGGGGTGTCGGCAACCGTGGTGCTTGCCGCGTTGGATTCCACCATCATCAGCACCACGCTGCCGCGGGTGGCCGAAGCGCTGAACGGTATGGCGCTTTACGCTTGGGTGGGGACCGGCTACCTGTTGGCCACAGCCGCATCCATCCTGATTTTTGGCCGGCTCGGCGACATGTTCGGCCGCAAGCCTCTGATGCTGGTGTCAGTGCTGATCATCGCGCTCGGGTCCATCGCCTGTGGCCTGGCGCAGTCCATGACGCAGCTGATCGTATTTCGCACCTTGCAAGGCGTGGGAGGCGGCATGATGATCGCCACGGCTTTCGCCGCGCCCGCAGATCTGTTCCCCGACGCCAAACAACGCGTGCGCTGGATGGCTCTGGTGTCGGCCGCATTCGCCATGGCCAGCGGCATAGGCCCCGTCTTGGGCGGCGCGGCCACGCAAGCCCTGGGCTGGCGCGCGGCCTTCTTCATTTCGCCAATTGCGGCGGCCGGCGCGTTCTTTTTGCTGGCCAGATATTTCCCCCGTATCCGTCCGATTCATGATGGCAGCCGCAAGATTGACTGGCTGGGCGCCATCCTGCTGGTGCTTGCTGTCGGCGCGCCGCTGGCCGCCTTGGAGCTGGCCTTTGCCAAGGGCGAGCACGCGCATCCGTTATTGGGTCTGACCCTGGCGGTCATCGGCGTAATTGCCATTGTTATTCTGATTCCCACTGAACGCCGCGTAACCTCGCCGATTTTCCCGCTCCGCGTGCTGCAAGGACAGGAGTCGCGCCTGCTGAATCTGTCCGCAATGATGGTGGGCGCGGTGATGTTCATTCTGATTTTCTACAGCCCGCTGCTGCTTCAGCAGGTGCTGGGCTACACGCCCAGCGAAGCCGGCCTGCTGTTGACGCCGCTGGTTGCCGCGATCTCGGTGGGTAGCATTGTCAACGGCCGGCTTTTTCCCAAACAAACTGAACCGCAACGGCTGATGGTGTTTGGCGGCGGGCTGTTGGCGGCAGGAAGCCTGATGGTGCTGCTGATCTCCCCGGGCACGTCGGCGTGGTGGATACTGGCCGCGTTTTTCGTCAATGGCTGCGCCTTGGGCTTTCTGTTGCCCAATTTGACGCTTTTCATGCAGATGCTGAGCGAACGCCGCGATGTGGGCGTGGCCTCGGCCTTGGTACAAACGACGCGCGCCATCGGCAGCGCGCTGGGCACCGCCGTGGTCGGCATTCTTATTTCCCACAGCACGGTACTAAACGGAGTGCGCACGGGACTCGTGTTGTGTATTGTGCTGTCCCTGGCCTGTGCGCTTCTGGCGCACAGGGTCAAGATGAAGAACCTGGTCACAAGCCGCAAATAG
- a CDS encoding ABC transporter permease, with the protein MLSSIWSNRKLAVQMCKREVLGRYRGSIFGLAWSFFTPLLMLTVYTFFFTVVFKSRWGVSQDAGHANFAVVLFVGLIVHGLFSECISRAPGLIQSNVTYVKKVVFPLEIFPWVAMGAALFHAAISVCVLLIAQLVLSGSISWTAIFFPIVLFPLLLVTMGFAWFLSATGVYVRDIGQTIGLVMSVLLFISPVFYPISNLPPKAQAIVMLNPLTLIIEESRNVLLYGKLPNWGALGIYAAISLVIAWAGFWWFQKARKGFADVL; encoded by the coding sequence ATGCTTTCCAGCATCTGGAGCAATCGAAAGCTCGCCGTTCAAATGTGCAAACGAGAAGTCTTGGGCCGATATCGCGGTTCGATCTTCGGTTTGGCGTGGTCTTTTTTCACGCCATTGCTCATGTTGACGGTATATACCTTCTTCTTCACTGTCGTGTTCAAGTCGCGCTGGGGTGTCAGTCAGGATGCCGGCCACGCCAACTTCGCGGTGGTGCTGTTTGTGGGCCTGATAGTGCACGGATTGTTTTCCGAGTGCATTAGCCGTGCCCCGGGCTTGATTCAAAGCAACGTTACCTACGTGAAAAAGGTGGTATTTCCGCTGGAAATATTCCCCTGGGTGGCGATGGGCGCGGCCCTATTCCACGCGGCCATCAGTGTGTGCGTGCTGTTGATTGCGCAGCTGGTCCTGAGCGGTTCCATTTCCTGGACAGCCATATTCTTCCCGATCGTGCTGTTCCCGCTGTTGCTGGTGACGATGGGATTCGCGTGGTTTTTATCCGCAACCGGCGTGTATGTGCGCGATATTGGCCAGACAATCGGTTTGGTGATGTCGGTGCTCTTATTCATATCGCCCGTGTTTTATCCGATTTCGAATTTGCCGCCGAAGGCTCAGGCGATTGTCATGCTTAATCCTCTGACATTGATCATCGAGGAGTCCAGAAACGTACTGCTGTATGGCAAGCTTCCGAATTGGGGGGCGCTGGGAATTTATGCGGCAATCAGTTTGGTGATTGCATGGGCCGGATTCTGGTGGTTTCAAAAAGCGCGGAAGGGGTTTGCTGATGTCCTTTGA
- a CDS encoding DMT family transporter, which yields MRQRNLLDLLLLAAVWGGSFLFMRVAVKDFGPVALIELRVGLAALFLLPAAIWRGKLPLIARHWKALLVVGTLNAAVPFLLYAYAAQSLGAGFLSVANAVTPVWGAVVGWLWLKDRLPWMRSLGLLIGLVGIVVLVWDKLNFQAGGTGPAVLAAVSAPVFYGIAANWTKRFLTGVDALASATGSMIAASLVLLPLAISAWPEAPASMAAWISTVLLAVVCTGAAYIVFFRLIANVGPTAAVSVTFLVPIFGVVWGAWFLDEVITPSIAVGAAIILVGTALALGLIKRRA from the coding sequence ATGCGTCAACGCAATTTACTGGACCTGCTGCTTCTGGCGGCCGTCTGGGGCGGCTCCTTTCTCTTCATGCGCGTTGCCGTCAAGGATTTCGGTCCCGTCGCGTTGATTGAATTGCGCGTAGGTCTGGCCGCGCTGTTCCTGCTGCCCGCCGCGATTTGGCGCGGTAAGTTGCCGTTGATTGCCCGCCACTGGAAAGCGTTGCTGGTGGTCGGCACACTGAACGCGGCCGTGCCGTTTCTGCTGTACGCCTACGCCGCCCAGTCTTTGGGCGCGGGCTTCCTGTCGGTCGCCAATGCGGTCACGCCTGTCTGGGGTGCAGTTGTCGGCTGGTTATGGCTGAAGGACAGGCTGCCGTGGATGCGATCGCTCGGCCTGTTGATCGGCCTTGTCGGCATTGTCGTGCTGGTATGGGACAAGCTGAATTTCCAGGCGGGAGGCACTGGGCCTGCCGTGCTGGCGGCGGTCTCCGCACCTGTGTTCTACGGCATTGCCGCCAACTGGACCAAACGTTTCCTGACCGGCGTGGATGCCCTGGCCAGCGCCACGGGCAGCATGATCGCAGCGTCGCTGGTGCTGCTGCCGCTGGCCATCTCTGCATGGCCCGAAGCGCCCGCTTCGATGGCCGCCTGGATTTCCACAGTTTTGCTGGCGGTGGTCTGCACCGGCGCCGCCTATATCGTCTTCTTCCGCCTGATTGCCAACGTCGGGCCCACGGCAGCCGTCAGCGTCACCTTCCTGGTGCCGATTTTTGGCGTGGTATGGGGCGCATGGTTCTTGGACGAGGTCATCACCCCGTCCATCGCGGTAGGCGCAGCCATCATTCTGGTAGGCACCGCGTTGGCGTTGGGGCTGATCAAACGACGCGCCTGA